The following coding sequences lie in one Synechococcus sp. CC9902 genomic window:
- a CDS encoding pyridoxal phosphate-dependent decarboxylase family protein, whose translation MHAGSDPNPSTARLAPFAAPYATDPVLQDFLHRTADLLCAWIGSAEQHSPLPLMRPQPSIAPNAEAADLDALLHDLQVVMDGAFQPSHPGSLAHLDPPPLTASIAAELVCAGLNNNLLADELSPGLSSLEQELCGWFCQRLGLPKGAGGVLASGGTLSNLMALVTARACGQGPRDGVILCSRDSHVSLVKATRVMGLSDDALVLLPTDDSGRLCLAAVEQKLNQLRRLQSPCMAVVATAGTTVRGAIDPLPQLADLCRQHNVWLHVDAAIGGVFALSAEHASLMRGLDQADSITLNPQKLLGITKASSLLLLRDGHQLSTTFGTGLPYMERPTGEHHGGEVGLQGTRPAEVLKLWLGLRQLGEVGIESILSNALERRAAFASQLDITRLNLLPGDLHIQAFRLNQSDSTSGDVWSEHLRQQLLSAGYMLSRPFYGDHFCLKGVFGNPHTTPEHLTELAELINGSVR comes from the coding sequence TTGCACGCCGGTTCCGATCCAAACCCTTCAACGGCACGATTGGCACCGTTTGCGGCTCCCTATGCAACGGATCCTGTCCTGCAGGATTTTCTGCACAGAACAGCGGATCTGCTTTGTGCCTGGATCGGATCGGCTGAGCAGCACAGCCCTTTGCCTCTAATGCGACCGCAGCCGTCGATCGCACCGAATGCTGAGGCGGCGGACCTAGATGCTCTTCTCCACGACCTTCAGGTGGTGATGGATGGGGCCTTCCAGCCATCCCATCCGGGCTCACTCGCCCATCTCGATCCACCACCCCTTACGGCATCGATTGCTGCGGAACTGGTTTGTGCTGGGCTCAATAACAACCTGCTGGCTGATGAGTTGTCACCAGGTCTCTCCAGTTTGGAACAGGAATTGTGCGGCTGGTTTTGTCAGCGACTTGGGCTTCCAAAAGGGGCTGGTGGTGTCTTGGCGAGCGGTGGCACTCTCAGCAACTTGATGGCATTGGTCACGGCGCGTGCCTGTGGGCAAGGCCCTCGCGATGGGGTGATCCTGTGTAGTCGCGATTCCCATGTGTCGTTGGTCAAGGCAACACGTGTGATGGGCTTGTCGGATGACGCCCTTGTCTTGCTGCCCACGGACGATTCTGGACGACTTTGTCTTGCTGCGGTTGAGCAAAAGCTCAATCAATTGCGTCGTCTTCAGAGTCCCTGTATGGCGGTGGTGGCCACCGCGGGAACCACGGTTCGCGGGGCGATTGATCCCTTGCCTCAGCTGGCTGATCTTTGTCGACAACACAATGTTTGGCTGCATGTTGACGCTGCCATCGGTGGCGTCTTTGCCCTGAGTGCCGAGCATGCGTCCTTGATGCGTGGTCTGGATCAGGCGGATTCGATCACGCTGAATCCCCAAAAGCTGCTTGGTATTACCAAGGCCTCATCGCTGCTCCTGCTTCGCGATGGGCATCAACTCAGCACGACGTTCGGAACCGGACTTCCATACATGGAACGACCGACGGGTGAGCACCATGGCGGCGAGGTGGGGCTTCAGGGAACGCGGCCAGCTGAAGTTCTCAAGCTTTGGCTTGGTCTGCGCCAGCTCGGTGAGGTGGGCATTGAATCGATCTTGTCCAATGCCCTGGAACGACGGGCGGCATTTGCCAGTCAATTGGACATCACTCGCCTCAACTTGTTGCCAGGTGATTTGCATATCCAGGCTTTTCGTCTCAACCAAAGCGATTCAACGAGCGGTGATGTCTGGAGCGAGCATCTTCGTCAGCAGCTGTTGTCAGCGGGATACATGCTTTCGCGGCCGTTCTATGGGGATCACTTCTGCTTGAAGGGGGTTTTTGGTAACCCCCACACCACGCCAGAACATTTGACAGAACTGGCAGAACTGATCAATGGCTCGGTGCGTTGA
- a CDS encoding nucleoside deaminase, with product MKVLLQRAQVNGLSGEVPVAAVVLDANGRAIGHGRNRRETKQDPLGHAELVALQQAALVLGDWRFNQCCLIVTLEPCPMCAGALVQARMGTVVFGAHDRKRGGLGGTMNLATHTSAHHKMTVIGGVMEAEASTQLEQWFKQRRQQNC from the coding sequence ATGAAGGTGCTGTTGCAGCGTGCCCAGGTCAACGGCCTCAGCGGGGAGGTGCCTGTTGCAGCAGTGGTACTGGATGCCAATGGTCGAGCGATCGGCCATGGCCGCAATCGACGAGAAACCAAACAAGATCCCCTTGGCCATGCGGAATTGGTCGCGCTTCAACAAGCCGCGTTGGTTCTTGGTGATTGGCGCTTCAACCAATGTTGCTTAATCGTGACGCTGGAACCGTGTCCGATGTGCGCCGGAGCTTTAGTCCAGGCACGGATGGGGACCGTTGTTTTTGGAGCCCATGATCGAAAAAGGGGAGGCCTAGGAGGAACGATGAACCTTGCGACCCACACCAGCGCCCACCACAAAATGACAGTGATCGGCGGAGTGATGGAGGCCGAAGCCTCCACACAACTGGAGCAATGGTTCAAGCAGCGGAGGCAACAGAACTGCTGA
- a CDS encoding pyridoxal-phosphate-dependent aminotransferase family protein, with product MATSQSLLHVDDRHRKSFAPIATPDRLLLGPGPSNAHPTVLQALARTPIGHLDPLYVELMGEVQELLRYAWQTDNRLTLPMSGTGSAAMEATIANTVEPGDTVLVAVKGYFGLRLVDMAGRYRANVKTIEKPWGEWFSLDELEAALIEHKPAMLAIVHAETSTGVCQPMEGVGDLCRKHDCLLLLDTVTSLGGVPLYIDEWKVDLAYSCSQKGLSCPPGLGPFTMGPRAEAKMEARTGKVPNWYLDVSLLNKYWGSDRVYHHTAPVNMNFGMREALRLLAEEGVEQSWARHRQNAEALWNGLESLGLSMHVPADRRLPTLTTVRIPDGVDGKAFSQHLLNEHGIEIGGGLGSLAGKIWRIGLMGYNSNPANVNHLLNLFETELPKFSSSVASAA from the coding sequence TTGGCGACGTCGCAATCTCTTCTCCATGTTGACGATCGTCATCGCAAGTCATTTGCTCCGATCGCAACTCCCGACCGATTGCTGTTGGGTCCGGGTCCGTCGAACGCCCATCCAACTGTTCTCCAGGCATTAGCGCGGACGCCGATCGGTCACCTCGACCCGCTTTATGTGGAGTTGATGGGTGAAGTTCAGGAACTCCTTCGCTATGCCTGGCAAACCGATAACCGTCTCACCCTTCCAATGAGCGGCACGGGCAGTGCGGCCATGGAAGCCACGATTGCTAACACTGTTGAACCCGGCGACACAGTTCTGGTTGCAGTCAAGGGGTATTTCGGTCTTCGTCTCGTCGATATGGCCGGTCGTTATCGGGCCAATGTCAAAACCATTGAAAAGCCCTGGGGCGAGTGGTTTTCCCTTGATGAGCTCGAAGCAGCCCTGATTGAACACAAGCCAGCAATGCTGGCCATCGTTCACGCTGAAACCTCAACGGGTGTTTGCCAGCCCATGGAAGGGGTGGGTGATCTTTGCCGGAAGCACGACTGCCTTCTGCTCTTGGACACGGTGACGTCGTTAGGTGGGGTGCCCCTCTATATCGATGAATGGAAGGTGGATCTGGCCTACAGCTGCAGTCAAAAGGGACTGAGCTGTCCTCCCGGATTGGGTCCCTTCACCATGGGGCCAAGGGCTGAAGCCAAGATGGAAGCTCGTACGGGCAAAGTTCCGAACTGGTATCTCGACGTATCTCTGCTCAACAAGTACTGGGGCAGCGATCGGGTTTATCACCACACGGCCCCCGTCAACATGAACTTCGGCATGCGGGAGGCGCTCCGGCTTTTAGCAGAAGAGGGCGTCGAGCAATCTTGGGCGCGCCATCGCCAGAACGCTGAGGCGTTATGGAATGGATTGGAAAGCCTTGGGCTTTCGATGCATGTTCCAGCCGATCGTCGGCTTCCTACCCTCACGACGGTTCGAATTCCCGATGGTGTGGACGGTAAGGCCTTCAGTCAGCACTTACTGAACGAACACGGCATCGAAATTGGCGGTGGTTTGGGATCTTTGGCCGGCAAGATTTGGCGTATCGGATTGATGGGGTACAACTCCAATCCAGCGAATGTGAACCACCTGCTCAACTTGTTTGAAACCGAGCTGCCGAAATTCAGCAGTTCTGTTGCCTCCGCTGCTTGA
- a CDS encoding allophycocyanin subunit beta gives MRDAIGGLIGRYDQLGRYFDRSAIDSIESYLDESELRIRAVELINADAAEIVREASQRLFQDEPDLLLPGGNAYTTRRLAACLRDMDYFLRYASYALVAGDSTILNERVLNGLDDTYKSLGVPTGPTVRSIVLLGEVVAESLLQQGVPADKLGSVMQPFDHLARGLGETNVRQR, from the coding sequence ATGCGCGATGCCATTGGTGGTCTGATCGGTCGCTACGACCAGCTGGGCCGCTATTTCGACAGATCGGCGATCGACAGTATTGAGTCTTACCTCGATGAATCTGAGCTGCGTATCAGGGCTGTTGAGTTGATCAATGCCGACGCGGCTGAAATTGTGCGCGAAGCCAGCCAGCGCCTTTTTCAAGATGAACCAGACCTGCTTTTGCCCGGCGGGAACGCCTACACAACGCGGCGTCTTGCGGCGTGTTTGCGGGATATGGATTACTTCTTGCGGTATGCGAGCTACGCGCTCGTGGCCGGAGACAGCACGATCCTCAACGAACGTGTTCTGAATGGATTGGACGATACCTATAAAAGTCTTGGTGTTCCGACCGGTCCAACGGTTCGGAGCATTGTTTTGCTGGGCGAAGTGGTTGCCGAGAGCCTTCTCCAACAGGGTGTTCCTGCCGACAAGCTCGGTTCTGTGATGCAACCCTTTGATCATTTAGCCCGTGGGTTGGGGGAAACCAACGTTCGTCAGCGCTGA
- the glnA gene encoding type I glutamate--ammonia ligase — protein sequence MAKTPQEVLRQIKDEGIELIDLKFTDLHGKWQHLTVCTDLLEEESFTEGLAFDGSSIRGWKAINASDMAMVPDPSSAWIDPFYRHKTLSMICSIQDPRTGQDYDRCPRALAQRALNHLNNTGLADTAFFGPEPEFFIFDDVRYNSSEGGSFYSVDTIEAGWNTGRIEEGGNLAYKIQTKEGYFPVAPNDTAQDIRSEMLLLMAQLGIPIEKHHHEVAGAGQHELGMKFAQLIEAADNVMTYKYVVRNVAKKYGKTATFMPKPVFNDNGTGMHVHQSLWKGGEPLFFGEGTYANLSQTARWYIGGILKHAPAFLAFTNPTTNSYKRLVPGFEAPVNLVYSEGNRSAAVRIPLTGPSPKAKRLEFRSGDALANPYLAFSAMMMAGLDGIKNQIDPGDGEDRDLFELSAEELQKISTVPPSLNGALEALSADRAFLTEGGVFTDDFIDNWIDLKYEEVQQLRQRPHPHEFTMYYDA from the coding sequence ATGGCCAAAACCCCTCAGGAGGTCCTTCGTCAAATCAAGGACGAAGGCATAGAGCTGATTGATCTCAAATTCACTGACCTTCACGGCAAGTGGCAGCACCTGACGGTGTGCACTGACTTACTGGAGGAAGAGTCGTTCACCGAAGGACTGGCCTTCGATGGATCCTCCATTCGTGGATGGAAGGCCATTAACGCCTCGGATATGGCGATGGTGCCTGATCCAAGTTCCGCCTGGATCGATCCGTTTTACCGCCATAAAACCTTGAGCATGATTTGCTCAATTCAGGACCCTCGCACCGGTCAGGATTACGACCGTTGTCCTCGAGCACTGGCGCAACGCGCTCTCAACCATCTCAACAACACCGGACTTGCCGACACGGCGTTTTTCGGCCCAGAGCCTGAGTTTTTCATCTTCGACGACGTTCGCTACAACTCGTCGGAAGGTGGATCCTTCTACAGCGTTGACACAATTGAGGCCGGCTGGAACACAGGCCGCATCGAAGAAGGCGGCAACCTCGCGTACAAAATCCAAACCAAAGAGGGCTACTTCCCGGTTGCTCCAAATGACACAGCTCAGGACATTCGTTCCGAAATGCTGCTGCTCATGGCCCAACTTGGAATTCCCATTGAGAAGCACCATCACGAAGTTGCCGGTGCGGGTCAACACGAACTGGGCATGAAGTTCGCGCAGCTGATTGAAGCTGCCGACAACGTCATGACCTACAAGTACGTCGTACGGAACGTTGCCAAGAAATACGGCAAAACAGCCACCTTTATGCCGAAGCCGGTGTTTAACGACAACGGCACAGGCATGCACGTTCACCAAAGCCTGTGGAAGGGTGGTGAACCTTTGTTTTTCGGTGAAGGCACCTACGCCAACCTGTCCCAGACAGCGCGTTGGTACATCGGTGGCATTTTGAAGCATGCGCCGGCATTCCTCGCCTTTACCAACCCAACCACCAACAGCTACAAGCGCCTGGTTCCAGGTTTCGAAGCTCCGGTGAATTTGGTGTATTCCGAGGGCAACCGCTCTGCTGCTGTTCGCATTCCCCTGACAGGTCCAAGCCCGAAAGCCAAACGCTTGGAGTTCCGCTCAGGTGATGCCCTCGCCAATCCCTACTTGGCCTTCAGCGCGATGATGATGGCCGGTTTAGACGGCATCAAAAATCAAATCGATCCCGGCGATGGCGAAGATCGTGACTTGTTCGAGCTAAGTGCTGAAGAACTGCAGAAGATCTCAACGGTGCCACCTTCTTTAAATGGTGCACTAGAGGCCCTAAGTGCTGATCGCGCCTTCTTGACTGAAGGTGGCGTCTTCACCGACGACTTCATCGACAACTGGATCGACCTCAAATACGAGGAAGTTCAGCAACTGCGCCAGCGCCCACACCCGCACGAATTCACCATGTACTACGACGCCTGA
- a CDS encoding class I SAM-dependent methyltransferase, translated as MATTPFSKLAYQTLQQGKSIAGLAHKELSTKLMELVAPEAMPTTESVSSDILQTLRNAMAQLEERDWQEAEQGVYPTSLLFDAPWLDWASRYPQVWLDLPSIWNRRKERNVRDLPKDTDPSLFPEYYLQNFHHQTDGYLSDHSAGLYDLQVEILFNGTADAMRRRVIAPLKRGLKHFSDRSPASLRILDVATGTGRTLHQIRAALPHAELIGTDLSDAYLRQANRWLNKAQTSLVQLIRSNGESLPLANGCLQGVTCVFLLHELPGEARQNVINEAWRVLEPGGVLVLADSIQLADTPEFSVVMENFRKFFHEPYYRDYIGDDIEARLLTAGFEGVTAESHFMTRIWSARKPVSSHT; from the coding sequence ATGGCGACCACGCCCTTCAGCAAATTGGCTTACCAGACCCTTCAACAGGGCAAGAGCATCGCTGGACTGGCCCATAAAGAGCTGAGTACAAAATTGATGGAGCTGGTGGCTCCAGAAGCCATGCCGACGACAGAGTCGGTGTCATCTGACATTTTGCAAACGTTGCGCAATGCCATGGCACAGCTCGAGGAGCGCGATTGGCAAGAAGCTGAACAGGGCGTCTACCCAACCTCACTCCTTTTTGATGCACCCTGGCTGGACTGGGCTAGTCGGTACCCCCAGGTTTGGCTTGACCTGCCATCGATCTGGAACCGGAGAAAAGAACGCAACGTGCGGGATCTCCCCAAAGACACCGACCCCAGCCTTTTTCCTGAGTATTACCTTCAAAATTTTCATCACCAAACCGACGGTTATCTCAGTGATCATTCGGCTGGTTTGTACGACCTACAGGTGGAAATCCTGTTCAACGGCACCGCTGATGCAATGCGCCGCCGCGTGATCGCACCGTTGAAGCGTGGTCTTAAGCACTTCTCAGATCGCAGCCCCGCCTCTTTACGCATCCTCGATGTGGCGACAGGAACAGGTCGAACCCTTCACCAAATAAGGGCCGCTCTTCCCCACGCTGAACTCATCGGAACAGATTTATCCGATGCCTATTTAAGACAAGCCAATCGTTGGCTCAATAAAGCCCAAACGTCCCTTGTCCAACTGATTCGCAGCAACGGAGAATCTCTCCCGTTGGCAAATGGATGCTTGCAGGGTGTGACCTGCGTGTTCTTGCTGCATGAGCTTCCAGGCGAAGCACGTCAGAACGTCATCAACGAAGCCTGGAGGGTGCTGGAACCTGGTGGCGTGCTGGTGTTGGCCGATTCGATTCAGTTAGCAGACACACCGGAATTCAGCGTGGTGATGGAAAACTTCCGCAAGTTCTTCCACGAGCCCTATTACCGGGACTACATCGGTGATGACATTGAGGCTCGACTCCTCACGGCTGGGTTTGAAGGCGTTACGGCTGAGTCCCACTTCATGACGAGGATTTGGTCTGCTCGAAAACCTGTCTCGAGTCACACCTGA